A stretch of DNA from Arctopsyche grandis isolate Sample6627 chromosome 6, ASM5162203v2, whole genome shotgun sequence:
AAGTGCCGTTTTTAGGGCGTGGTCATTACTATTTATAGAAGTTGTCGCGAAGCCCGTttgacataatttatttatattaaaaggaATTTTAGTACCGTTTCGAaatattagttatttattttgtttgaaaatcttCCCCATTATTGTGGAATGACAAActaatattgataaaatgtccTAACTATTCTTACtaaataatatcaattattatatttatactggGGTTATCAAGTTGCAATCTGTTGATTCTCATCATTACTATAAGATTTCACTTAAAATTGCCGAATCAAAAAAACAAACTTTTGAACATTGACTGTTCAATTGCCACCACTTTCAATCATAGCACATCCATACAGGAATAATCTTTATCAATATCAGTAATAATAGTGCAATTTGTAGGTTTTTGTATGTGTTTGATGTATAGGGTTGCCACCTCGGAcccatgtgtatattttattcatataaattataattaataaaaaattccaaTTCGGAATTATAAAAAACGATAATGTTTGGTGTAAACATTAGAGGAGaatatttttatccattttttatcGGCAGACAAATCGAACGATTTGATTCAAGGAATGATatttttaaccgtttgcccgcggccgtcttctatggaagctttgcgcggctgtcttccatataatttctgaactttgcacgggattttgagccttatatgcgcctatttcaactgttttaaggttcaaaattggttgaatatattactgagagtcgaaagccatctattcaatttgcttaaaatgcatatataccagtcaaaattagttttttgtggaactatactgaaacctcgtttatgtgacgtcacgtctgttgaacaatggtgaCGATGcatctcaattgtatgaagaatgattatttgacaattaagccaaaactacgagatatattatgtattttattgtttaaaataatacttgtgtgttaattaacatatctgcttacttgagtaaatattaaaatctgtatttaaggtcgaaaactcgattgccaaatttgcgaaaaaggtgccgtGTACAGGGctttttcgctatatttattgccgcgggcaaagggttaagaaggCAGATATCATCATACATCTAATAATATCACCAGCATCTAATTCTACATTTAGGTATTCTGCAGCATCTAAAAAAtcttttcattccaaattttcGTTCTGAAGAcaagtttttgaaaaatatttgaataagctgttttcaaaattataaagttTTACCGAGAAATCAATAGCCTAATGTATACCTTCTTCACTTCAGTaacaaatttttgtacataaattatcgCCAAACATTTCGTACACGAGATATGCGCCAGCTTAGTTCTTCATACGCTTTGCATACAAGTTATGAATTtctgatattcaattttatttattataattttgtggGGGATTTACTCCGCACCCGGGGAAATAACACTCAAAACCGAAGCCTGGATACGACTAGCTGGAACCCGGAGACTCCACCATAGACTTGGCAACCTTATTAATGTATGACTTAATGGGCTTTCATATAAAGTTTgcaataatgtacatacatacatacttatgattACAAAATCTGACAATGTTTTTAGTTAGGtatgatatataggtacataattaTCAAATTGAGAGTTATTTTTTGAGGTGGTTCATATAAAGCCACTAGCTGCCATTTGTTCATTTCAACTATTCAAATGAAGACTCCTAGTGATGAACAAaaacttattattaaattactaatagTTGTATTATCATtgagataatttattttaatgtttaaaatatcTTGATTACAGAATATTCGATATGTCGCTCGAAAACATGTTTTGCAAGAGATGCGAGGAGGGCTTCGAGCCGAGTGAAAAAATCGTCAACACTAATGGAGAATTGTGGCACACTCAATGCTTTGTGTTAAGTCTACAATCAACTAAATAACTCATTTTTTTACAGTTTCGATAAATgttctctttttaaatacattctagTTGTGCGCAATGCTTCCGAGTGTTCCAAGACGGAATATTCTACGAATTTGAAGGCCGCAAATATTGCGAACACGACTTTCAAGTCCTATTTGCTCCATGCTGTGGAAAATGCGGTACGGATACTAATGTATTGTTATACACTcacatttatcaaaaaatatatcatattgtTTTTAACTTTAGGAGAATTTGTCATCGGACGTGTGATCAAAGCCATGGGAGCCAGCTGGCACGCCGACTGCTTCGGTTGTGCCGACTGCGGAACACTCCTTGCCGATGCTGGATTTGTACGCTATCTCGGCCGTGCTCTGTGTCACACTTGCAACGCTCGTGCAAGGGCTGCACAACTCAACACGTACATGTGCCACAAGTGCCAGTATGTTCAATCCACGTCAAAAcactatttatttcatattttgtgCACAagctaaaatatgtatatctacatacttcaaaattaatcaaatatctATTTCAATTGTAGTGGAATTATCGACGGAGAGCCTCTACGTTTCCGCGGTGAAGTCTACCATGGTTATCACTTCACCTGTACtacttgtaatgtcgaattggATCATACTGCTAGAGAAGTGAAGAGCAGGGCTGGATATGCTTCCAACGACATGGTATAGATattacttaaccctttgaatgctgaccaacgttgATCGGCGTTttaccaacaagtccatgagcttgaaatacgccgataggcttggttttttgagtatgtattgAACGTAGGTCGTTTAAACCGTGTCGATGTTTATAAAGACAtggagaaattttataatactagaagctttaggcgttatattgttagcaagtgacgattgtccacagacattcctaaataatattagcatcagtcgtatttgatactTGGTGGTCGACttatgtatgtccgataaaaacttctctgggcaagtgcatcgttaaaaattgcacgatgcattcaaaaggacacaataaacaacatggaatgcatttttataagtaaattgattatttaagtaacaaattattcaattaacatcgtatatgaaagttttcatgaaagcgtCGGTATTCGATAATGGCATACGCATAcgcgtacaatattgcgtagttttggaaacggtacgcgtgttattgaaacaataaatgtattcgaaagggcgctttcgaatacatttattttgggCTTTTTCGAATAAATTTCTCTGGGCTTACACGGGAATTTCTGAAttaataaccatagcagaatttctcgttGGAAACCCCTAACTGCtgattattttagattgtggcttggcatttagattgtgagcattacattttaacaacaatgaagaagatggaactagttttggaaaaatacattcattaatagacttcttttgttcatTTCATATtgttagagagtctaaacacacctttacaaaactcgaaatcctcgacgGTATTTATCtagagtttgtttggattagtttcaatttttataccggctttctattggattcctTAAGAATTctaatgttggcgaaattttcagtgtggcgggctttcaacagaaaagacgtcagcattcaaagggtttaaAGATATATTTGTGTTCATTGTTTTAtaactaaatatattttattatctacatagaATGAATTGTATTGCCTTCGTTGTCATGATAAAATGGGTATTCCCATTTGTGGAGCCTGCAGGCGTCCTATCGAAGAGCGTGTGGTGACAGCTCTCGGAAAGCATTGGCATGTTGAGGTTGTATAAGctttttacaataatatttatcacacattaaaaatatttcatttgtttatttacttttatattatagcACTTTGTGTGTGCTAAATGCGAGAAGCCTTTCCATGGTCATCGTCATTATGAGAAGAAAGGTTTGGCGTATTGTGAAACTCACTATCATCTTTTATTCGGAAATTTGTGCTTCGTGTGCAATCAAGTAATCGTCGGAGATGGTGAGCATCGATATGAagactttattatattttatgtgtacatTTCTATAATGGGACTCGTTTCATTTTAGTTTTTACTGCTTTGAACAAAGCGTGGTGCGTCCATCACTTTGCTTGTACCATTTGCGATAACAAGCTCAATTTGAAGACCAAGTTTTACGAGTGCGATGAGAAGCCCGTGTGTAAAAGATGCTATGAACGGTTTCCGAATGAGTTGAGACGTCGACTCCGACGTGCCCACGAAAATACACCAAAGAAGTCAGTCTCTTAAGAATTCTTTGGTCAGAGTTGAAAACCAATGAATATAAAACAGAACATGAATCTTAGCGTTGAAGATCTGtataatattctattttttgtattttataaaataatttgccactaattttttttatgttattttttttaatgcaaacTAATGTGCCTTAGCAATACAAGGTTTTAATgacttatttttgaatttttatgaaagaaaaataatctATTATAGTTAGTTATTAACAAACTtggataaattataaatatgccATGTTgatgtattttgttttaattgtttattaatgTTTTGACATAATGTGCTATAATATTTATctttaactatataatactataatatacactgccatatgtacaaaaaaaaagtgtaatgcatatacatacatgtaagtgtcacgaataacaaataaatgtatttttgttaaaagtattttaataatttcaatttaaaatttatactaatacatattaaatacattcgtaaaattaaaatttaacatatcTAAAGgtgttgaaataaatgtaacaCATTATATACAACAGAGGAATGTACttcatcaaaatattatgtacacatCGCGCTTTTAATGAAAcatccaaataatacaaaactgcacatcatgtgaaaattatttAGGACTGAATGAACTGAACTTTATGGTTATGAGTATGTATTTTCTATAATATGACGTGATGATGTAAATCACACCTATGTATGTTAAGTACTAAAAGTGCAAGAGCACATTTGCAAAGTCAATTTAATGAAGACTACAATTACAACAAGCTTACCAAAAATTATATTGGTCTTATAATTATATGAAACATttgttcaataaataatttaacttaTTTTCATGAAACAGGAATACTTTACGTAACGTTCTCACGTtgaaaacacaaataaaaacgaTTTAACGGTAATATAGAACAATTgtgatttatattttgatacaaCATATTTACAGTTAACAACGTTTGACTAATTACTTTTccacataaattttataaatactgtattttgatattcaaataaattaattttctttcttCATACGATTGCTAGTCATACGGTATATGATTGAATCCCTTCCAGGATCCATATCTGCAATTGTGTAAGTTACAGCAATCAGTGTAAGAATTAATACAATGGAAAACCAGAATATTATATTGAAGATGACTGGAAACTGAGCTGAGTAAACTTTAGCAATGTTTAATTTGTCAATCTGAAACAATAAGAATGCAACGTTatagttttgaattattttctaaTCAAAAAGGTTCTATTAAAAATTCTTACATCGCCAGCTGTTCCGCCAGTGGTTTGAAGCAGACTTCTAGTGCGTCGAGTATGAGATGAATCGCTAACCACAAGTGTTACCAAAACATTTCCATCGTAAGCATCAGAAAATGCTTGCGACAATTGAGACACAGCATCacctataaaatataaattatataaaaattgacttcaaaaaaataaaaaaaccttaCATGTAAATCAATATATCGTACTCAGCAATATTTTAGCTTCTTTGGTAGCCGCCGATTCAGCACCATGGAGATCAGACAAGGGATGCAAAGATGGAACGGTAATGTAAAAGAAGTCAACTTTGTTGTCAGGAACTATTGCACCCGATGCCACCTTAAAattagaatttaattaaaaatatgtaaataataactataatttaaaaaatacatgcattaatattcaataaaaaaaaccttttctGTGATTGCTTTCAATAATTCCAAATCTTGCAAAAATTGGTAGTCTTCTTCATTCACTTTCGGCTTCAAAGCGTTCAACGATAATTTTCCAACTTTAGCTTTAACTTCGCCGAAAATATTCTTATATTCGTTAACCtttaagaaaaaagaaaaagaataatccaaaaattcatacaatatacaaaattgtatgCAGCATGTCAGATTTTGTATCACTTACAGCACCGAGACCTTCGGAGAGATTTATATTCACTAATTTGTTACCACTTTCAGGGAACCTTTGAGTTATTCTGCGGTGAAGAGATTCCCAAGTGTTGAATTCATTGTAATCTGTGATCAGCGGATATTTGTGACCCTTCAAATGGCCCTATGAAATAATTTACGTTGTTTTAATATGTTGTTAAATCTATTTCTTATAACAAAACAAAGATTAAAATCACCTTAGAACCAATCGAAGATATTCCATCGACAAATATTTCAACGACGGCTTCAGGTGAACCGAAAggatcattaatcattaaaccAGACCAACCGGGACcctgaaatttgaaaataaattataattatatgatGAGtttcgaatatatatatatatttgttttgtacAATGTCAATTTAAAGATCCAAACTAACTTACATGTTCGATAGAGAAACCGAGAGCAGCTGAATAAACTTCTTTCACTAGACTTTCATGTAATAATTCATGTCCAGTGAACTTCAAAGATTTCGGACTATGCAATACAAACAACTCACCGGTGCCTAtgactaaaattaaaatttaaaacaataagtgATTTGATAAAATAGAAGAAACACAATTCAAATTAAcgccatttattattattcagaattagtatttaatttatatagatGTACAATTAACACggactataatattttatttcatttattatattttataaataaataaaaaaagcataattatttttcaatagtgCAATTGCTTGAGTgcattaataattatgtacaaacatacatatatatatatgactagGAAAAAATCAATAACTGGGATTGAAAGTAGGAACGATACTGGGAATCACTATGATATATTTAAACGGAACTAGAACCAATATATCAAGTGATAAATGCATATGATTAGAGTGAAGATGtgtagataaaatatggtgaataAGGAATAGTCACCATCGTTGGCGAGCGAGAGAGCCACCAATAGGTGCAGCAACTGGCTCCATTTCGAGCGAAAGCTGGCCATCTCGAGCGAAGGTTTGGAGATGCGAAGAGACGCGGCACGAGCTCGAGCACGATCGATCCGAACGCGAGCAGACGCCCCAGCTGAATATTTCACGTGATCCGAGGCTCACCTGACGGCTCTGCCACTGACGCACGTTACCAATCGCACACTCTACACTCTACCAACACTACCCACTACACAATATTCAATGTCGTGCATttcaattacaattttaaacatttcGCTTACCTTTTAGCAATCAGTTTACTATTAATGAGTTGGccgtgtaggcggggtaggaagtgttgaccgtatcccagcctaacgaaacactgttgtgcttgttttaagttgttttattgtttgcctaaatattgtacaagtgtattagaatatttgggGAAGTTTTCTTGGAGCGGCTATTGGCTGCTGACTTGGTGTCGTGCgggccgctggatctgcaatgtgtcgttgctctggatctggctatgttcagatgtctctggatatggcagtgtgttgctggctcggcattcggctatgttcagaaggtctctggatatggcagtgtgttgctggctcgttcggctggtccgctgctgtgtgtcggcgcttgttgctgtgggtcgactggtctgctgctgtgtgtcgacgcttgctgctatgggtcgactgaagttgtCTTTGTGGCTACATTTTAACGATAGTTTTCTCGGGTAGTGACACTCCCTTGACCTATCTATCGAACGTTTTATATAAGATCGATCTCTCGTTGATATTGtagtgcgggctggcggctgctcgcttgtTGATCGTTTGTCAGGCtagaacactaagcaaaattagtgcatcatctgtgggatattgtcggggttagtgtgttagtgggtggttagCTGGTTTGGGACCGTTCGGTGgtgatttgtttaatttaactgAATGCTAGTTTTAGCCTATGCCCGTCTTCAAaatgtcgatgggcctttgaTTAAACGTGAGTTTGGTCTCACTGAGGGAGTTGATCAGGGGGTTGTCTatcttgccgagagacttgaagtagttcacggcaagtttgtgtacgtgtttgtcaaggtAGTCAGTGTTTAGGTCGCTGTGAATaatagtgtttcttgtgtaccagtcaTAGTTTCCcgcggcacgcaagaatttgttttggaCAGTCTGTAATTTGAGTATTGATTTGTTGGAGATGGCTGTGTGAGCCCAGACGGGGCTCGCATAtgtgatttgtgggcggatgatggatttagactgaagttgtttggagtggacctccttttatattgtttttgggcaTCACGTGACTCGTTGCAGCTGGTGTTTATGCGTGTGCGAAGAATGTGTTTTTGTCGATTAGGGTGGAACCTGCTAGAAcgattggcaccgttccgctcgatgtagttcaatggctgcaggtgttcttcgaccgGTGTAgttccgctcgactggtaggggtgtTCCGCTCGATTTtggtttaatggctgcaggtgtgcttcgactggttttgttCCACTCGACTTGTAGGGGTGGAACTTACTAGAAcgtttggcgattgattccaagaagtgcacgtgttgtttacgtgtgcgagttctgcgaggaatgtggtttgttgttgtggaatatgctcgaatgtttcgatgacgatgacgatgacgagattcctacagccGTATCcaggattattttttttcatactctccccctccccccaatcataaataaataagttaaaatcCAATCTCCCAGACTCACAACCATGGGCGACCAATTTTAACTATTTCCTTGTTAAATTCGCTTCATATGGTTTCCAATTTAGCTTGGTTTTTATTGTACTAATGAAATATtgagaattttatattaaagttcGAGCAAACGACTCACAGATTTCCAATAATCTTATCGAATATCTGACTCAAGTTATTTTACACTCGAAGTAGTGAGTGTTAAACGAAAATATTAgcaagttataaaaaaaaacttgtgttTTGAAAATTGATTGAAGTATGCTTGTGTGATCTAGTGTGAATAGTAATAATGATAGGTGTAGGTAAAAGCTTGTAAATGTAAATCTCTCCCtcctaaaattttatttttttaaagaaaatcttTAATGACACAAATCTAATGTTTATGCGGGCATCATTAATAATGAAACGACATACATCACACGTTTATATGCAGTGAGTCCTTGTTtaacaaacttaaaaaaataatattatatcaagtGCAATgctaaatgttttaaatattattttgattcagTGATTATTCTGCAAACAGTGATCTCGCGCAACTCACTAAAatttcgatcacggaacatctggcactcaaaAACTCgcgaaatattatactaacgaaaacttgagtgccagatgttccgtgggttcggtgattactggtcacaaagtcactaaaatatctatagcggaacatctggcagccgaaaagtccatcatactaacaatagctatcatactaacgagaacttgagtgccaaatattaggtattcgcgattttaatggcaaaagttgtctttgtgaccaccgcaatgtgactaataatccaattaccgttctgtaatcgaaattttagtgacttgcgcgagatcgctttttgtgaaataatccgtttaccattatATTTTACGGGGTTCGTTTTTTATAATTCTAAAATCCAAACAATCAATGACCTTAGCATGGCCGATGGCTAACGTGTTTCCCtattgaaaaaatgaaatatagcgTTAAATCTAGAGAATGAAGTTTATCAGTGCTTACgctatgaaaataaaacaaaagagcATGGCGGTGATGAGTGTTGTTTAGATAGCGAGCTGTCTAGTGTCTAGTTTGACGTTTGGGCGCGGCATGTCGGGGCCGGcggggggcggcgggggcggaggCGGTGGAGGGGGCGCAGGCGGGGGCGGCGGCGCAGGGGGCGCGAGCGGGTGCGGAGGCGGGAGCGGGggcgggggtgggggtgggggtggaggCGCCGGACGCCGCATGAGGCGCTCCCGAGCCGACGTAGTTCGCGCCGCCGTGCTCTCGTACTTGGAACGCCGCAACTACACGGTATCTACACATTTTCCTATGCTAAACATAACCTCttcaatatcaaaaaaaaaaaaaccagataGCAATACAATACATCATATGATATTTGCGTCCACGATCATATCTTCAATAACATTCGTTATGTTTTTTCTTCAGGATTGTGATTCGTACACGAATTCCGACGCCGCAACATGTTTGAGTGCTGAACAGATGGCGGTATCCGCCATCGTCGACGGAGAGGCTGGACGCTCGAACTCGATATTATTTTCATGCATCAACAATGACCCCGTGCAGTGTGAACAGCAATTCACTAAGTAAAATATCTCAaggtcatttaatttttttttcttgatttccTTAATTTAATTCCTCTGGTTTCTTATTACAGATTAGTTACCTACATAAAAAGTATTGAACCGGAAAGTATTCAAAACGAATTGTCGAATTTGTTATGTCCTCTCTTGTGTCACATGTATTTGGAAATGTTGCGGGGAGGACACGTTAATGTCGCTCAAATGTTTTTGAAAAGACACTCAACCAGCTTGCCGCAAAAAGATTTCTCCTCTTCCATGTGCTACAATCATCCTaccaacgatggaaatttaccTTCGTCTTTATACAGGCCTAACAGTTTGGAACAATTGTTTCATTCGTTACAAAACGGTACCATAGATAGTGATATCCCAGAAAAAGATTTTGTGTATCAAATATTAGATGAATTGAGTTCTGTTTCCTCGTTGCAAGATATAGAATTGAGACCGTCTATAGCCGCATTCAGGCaattattgatttattacaacc
This window harbors:
- the stck gene encoding LIM zinc finger domain containing stck isoform X2; its protein translation is MSLENMFCKRCEEGFEPSEKIVNTNGELWHTQCFVCAQCFRVFQDGIFYEFEGRKYCEHDFQVLFAPCCGKCGEFVIGRVIKAMGASWHADCFGCADCGTLLADAGFVRYLGRALCHTCNARARAAQLNTYMCHKCHGIIDGEPLRFRGEVYHGYHFTCTTCNVELDHTAREVKSRAGYASNDMNELYCLRCHDKMGIPICGACRRPIEERVVTALGKHWHVEHFVCAKCEKPFHGHRHYEKKGLAYCETHYHLLFGNLCFVCNQVIVGDVFTALNKAWCVHHFACTICDNKLNLKTKFYECDEKPVCKRCYERFPNELRRRLRRAHENTPKKSVS
- the ATP6AP2 gene encoding ATPase H(+)-transporting accessory protein 2, with amino-acid sequence MASFRSKWSQLLHLLVALSLANDVIGTGELFVLHSPKSLKFTGHELLHESLVKEVYSAALGFSIEHGPGWSGLMINDPFGSPEAVVEIFVDGISSIGSKGHLKGHKYPLITDYNEFNTWESLHRRITQRFPESGNKLVNINLSEGLGAVNEYKNIFGEVKAKVGKLSLNALKPKVNEEDYQFLQDLELLKAITEKVASGAIVPDNKVDFFYITVPSLHPLSDLHGAESAATKEAKILLSDAVSQLSQAFSDAYDGNVLVTLVVSDSSHTRRTRSLLQTTGGTAGDIDKLNIAKVYSAQFPVIFNIIFWFSIVLILTLIAVTYTIADMDPGRDSIIYRMTSNRMKKEN
- the stck gene encoding LIM zinc finger domain containing stck isoform X1; the encoded protein is MPGIFDMSLENMFCKRCEEGFEPSEKIVNTNGELWHTQCFVCAQCFRVFQDGIFYEFEGRKYCEHDFQVLFAPCCGKCGEFVIGRVIKAMGASWHADCFGCADCGTLLADAGFVRYLGRALCHTCNARARAAQLNTYMCHKCHGIIDGEPLRFRGEVYHGYHFTCTTCNVELDHTAREVKSRAGYASNDMNELYCLRCHDKMGIPICGACRRPIEERVVTALGKHWHVEHFVCAKCEKPFHGHRHYEKKGLAYCETHYHLLFGNLCFVCNQVIVGDVFTALNKAWCVHHFACTICDNKLNLKTKFYECDEKPVCKRCYERFPNELRRRLRRAHENTPKKSVS